One part of the Lachnospiraceae bacterium JLR.KK002 genome encodes these proteins:
- a CDS encoding glycosyltransferase, producing the protein MALENRELMEYACERFEEGKYDEALESFALLYMRGYEQEWLIETIYNCYMAENDEKFRKAFHPFAEKSKDIYEECILDFIPYRDGEYYIFDKELEIFRGIFSVPDLEKTDLRPVFQEMEFSGAVLELDWDWNKEKPVLAAARNRKIYAICHDRNRCMSFFKIPELADYMNNIRLFSDVLEFQDYFHQNTSVYLPRILLGNKDTIEKLDNIIDQEHQYRLTPEGRNTKNVLLTIGIPTANRGHMVLKRLENLLRMCYDAEIEIAISKNCNDYYQEEYDEVGRITDARIHYFDHGIRLKASDNWIYTVEMAHGKYVLFVSDEDDVVIEAVEHYLALLSKHPEAGLIRARTEFQCADIKENLHKKKGLEAFSAEFLRQNYLSGLIVRREDFILEDLHKLNEFSDNYFFACYPHEWWCAILSRRGDYLEDPVTLISENESLISEEVEMGRKKGLELQAGEEGLVKNSKLPTYATYESRLKQFRGYIDFIHYFMEEDCQGAEAGLALAIGKASFLFELARRYSYKPDDFLNMTDKLLWSFMEAIDEFTLEEEQKIHLLKMAESCGLHLMGLHEQLGGI; encoded by the coding sequence ATGGCACTTGAGAACAGAGAATTGATGGAATATGCCTGTGAAAGATTTGAGGAAGGAAAATATGATGAAGCGTTAGAGTCTTTTGCTTTGCTCTATATGAGAGGCTATGAACAGGAATGGCTGATAGAGACAATTTATAATTGTTATATGGCAGAAAATGATGAAAAATTCAGGAAGGCCTTTCATCCATTTGCAGAAAAAAGTAAGGATATTTATGAGGAATGTATTTTAGATTTTATTCCATACAGAGATGGGGAATATTACATTTTTGATAAAGAACTGGAGATTTTTCGGGGGATTTTTTCTGTTCCGGATTTGGAAAAAACAGATTTGAGACCGGTATTTCAGGAAATGGAATTCAGTGGGGCAGTGCTGGAACTGGACTGGGACTGGAATAAAGAAAAACCGGTACTGGCTGCTGCCAGGAATCGAAAAATTTATGCAATTTGCCATGACAGAAACAGATGTATGTCTTTTTTCAAGATTCCGGAACTGGCAGATTATATGAATAATATCAGATTATTTTCGGATGTATTGGAATTTCAGGATTATTTTCATCAGAATACTTCTGTCTATTTACCGCGTATTTTGCTTGGAAATAAAGATACCATAGAAAAATTAGATAACATTATAGACCAGGAGCACCAGTATCGTTTGACTCCGGAAGGGCGTAATACAAAAAATGTATTGCTGACAATCGGTATTCCAACAGCAAATCGGGGACATATGGTTTTAAAACGTCTGGAAAATTTATTAAGAATGTGCTATGATGCAGAAATTGAAATTGCAATTTCTAAAAACTGTAATGATTATTATCAGGAAGAATATGATGAAGTTGGCAGGATAACGGATGCCAGAATTCATTATTTTGATCATGGAATAAGATTAAAAGCATCTGATAACTGGATTTATACAGTAGAAATGGCCCATGGAAAATATGTTTTATTTGTGTCAGATGAAGATGATGTAGTGATAGAGGCGGTGGAACATTATCTGGCACTTTTAAGTAAACACCCGGAAGCAGGTCTTATAAGAGCCCGGACAGAGTTCCAATGCGCAGATATAAAAGAAAACCTGCATAAAAAAAAGGGGCTGGAAGCCTTTAGCGCAGAATTTCTTCGACAGAATTATTTGTCAGGTCTCATAGTAAGGAGAGAGGATTTTATTCTGGAGGATTTACATAAATTAAATGAATTTTCTGATAATTATTTTTTTGCCTGTTATCCCCATGAATGGTGGTGCGCAATACTGAGCAGACGTGGCGATTATTTGGAGGATCCGGTTACATTGATTTCTGAAAACGAATCATTAATTTCAGAAGAAGTAGAGATGGGCAGGAAAAAAGGGCTGGAGTTGCAGGCAGGAGAAGAAGGGCTTGTAAAAAATTCAAAGCTCCCTACTTACGCCACATATGAGTCGAGATTGAAACAATTTAGAGGATATATAGATTTTATACATTATTTTATGGAAGAAGATTGCCAGGGTGCAGAAGCCGGACTGGCATTGGCCATTGGTAAGGCATCGTTTTTATTTGAGTTAGCAAGAAGGTACAGTTATAAGCCGGATGACTTTTTGAATATGACGGACAAATTACTCTGGAGTTTTATGGAGGCAATAGATGAATTTACTCTGGAAGAGGAACAGAAAATACATCTTTTGAAAATGGCAGAATCATGTGGACTGCATTTAATGGGGCTTCATGAACAGCTTGGGGGAATATAG
- a CDS encoding 6-hydroxymethylpterin diphosphokinase MptE-like protein — translation MNELIYKKNMEALRGKYPVWAAILENVKRKKRNFDVIAEESLMENTTILKVVQDGKTLYLNGKYAPSAVIERWFQNQGKIDEYAPVVILGVSNGEHIRQIMERAPKTSNILIYEPSFEVFRRAMQEVDLSFIFQPDIPVGIIVEGINEEEIESYFRLFISYDNMTLLRYYISGNYHDLFQEKTEKFITNLKKYVYDIHVAWNTRVRYANVRAVNVFVNLHYLYEGYSVRALYGMLPKEVPVIIVSAGPSLNKNIMDLKKAVGKACIIATDTAVKPLLNAGIIPDLFVIIDGLKPDILFQHKDISRVPMVAMTAVSTGPMTYHKGKKFFYGADSALEDYLTGDIKKKESEQSTRVIPYLVTGGSVATSAYALGLNMGTGTVILVGQDLAMTGNRTHADGTFQDEMDQIDADSGEYFEVESVDGGKVLTRLDFDLYRRWFEDHFEKWDHVTVVDATEGGALIRGTKIMTLKKAIQKYCVREFNVKWHIDRCKKLFVGDDREKVLNCFGGSLKKLEEVKKKAKEGLGYYERLEKLSRKKNVSDQELAKVLKKISKVNRYMESDYMARTVMDSLEGLNYTLRPIAYQMQADKAGELMDVAEQGKVLLYGVTVAADEISDIAEQTIVKYAEEHPVKDNERQEGNKNGT, via the coding sequence ATGAACGAACTGATTTATAAAAAAAATATGGAGGCGTTGAGAGGGAAATATCCGGTATGGGCAGCTATACTGGAAAATGTAAAACGGAAAAAGAGAAATTTTGATGTAATAGCGGAAGAAAGTCTGATGGAGAATACAACTATCCTGAAGGTGGTACAGGATGGAAAGACATTGTATCTCAATGGAAAATACGCACCTTCAGCAGTCATTGAGCGTTGGTTCCAAAATCAGGGAAAAATAGATGAGTATGCACCTGTTGTTATCCTGGGTGTTTCTAATGGCGAGCATATACGGCAGATTATGGAGCGAGCCCCGAAAACGTCAAATATACTGATTTATGAGCCATCTTTTGAGGTCTTTCGCAGAGCCATGCAGGAAGTGGATTTATCCTTTATTTTTCAGCCGGATATTCCGGTGGGGATTATAGTAGAGGGGATCAATGAGGAGGAAATAGAATCATATTTCAGATTATTCATTTCCTATGATAATATGACGTTGTTGCGGTATTATATTTCAGGAAATTATCACGACCTGTTTCAGGAAAAGACAGAAAAATTCATTACAAATCTTAAAAAGTATGTGTATGATATACATGTGGCATGGAATACAAGAGTACGTTATGCAAATGTACGGGCGGTAAATGTATTTGTTAATTTACATTATTTATATGAAGGATATAGTGTCAGGGCTTTGTATGGAATGCTGCCAAAAGAGGTTCCGGTTATCATAGTTTCTGCAGGTCCGTCCCTGAATAAAAATATTATGGATTTGAAAAAAGCCGTGGGAAAGGCCTGTATTATTGCCACAGATACAGCTGTGAAACCCCTTTTAAATGCAGGGATTATTCCGGATCTGTTTGTAATTATAGATGGATTAAAACCGGACATCCTGTTTCAGCATAAAGATATATCAAGAGTGCCTATGGTTGCCATGACAGCGGTATCTACCGGGCCCATGACATACCATAAAGGGAAAAAATTTTTTTATGGCGCAGATTCTGCTCTGGAGGATTATCTTACAGGGGATATTAAAAAGAAAGAAAGTGAGCAGTCAACAAGAGTGATTCCGTATCTTGTAACTGGCGGTTCCGTGGCGACTTCAGCATATGCCCTTGGCCTGAACATGGGAACGGGGACAGTGATTCTGGTAGGACAGGACCTGGCAATGACAGGGAACAGGACCCATGCCGATGGAACTTTTCAGGATGAGATGGATCAGATTGATGCAGACAGCGGAGAATATTTTGAAGTTGAGTCTGTAGATGGGGGTAAAGTTCTGACCAGGCTGGATTTTGATTTATACCGACGATGGTTTGAAGATCATTTTGAAAAATGGGATCACGTTACTGTGGTGGATGCCACAGAAGGCGGAGCTCTGATTCGCGGTACTAAAATTATGACACTGAAAAAGGCAATTCAGAAATATTGTGTCAGGGAATTTAACGTAAAATGGCATATTGATCGCTGTAAAAAGTTATTTGTGGGAGATGACCGCGAAAAGGTTTTAAATTGTTTTGGGGGATCTCTGAAGAAACTTGAGGAGGTAAAGAAAAAAGCCAAAGAGGGGCTGGGTTATTATGAGCGTCTGGAGAAGCTGTCCAGGAAGAAGAATGTGTCAGATCAGGAACTGGCAAAAGTATTGAAGAAGATATCAAAGGTAAACCGTTATATGGAATCTGACTATATGGCGCGGACCGTGATGGACAGTCTTGAGGGACTGAATTATACTTTAAGACCCATTGCATATCAGATGCAGGCAGATAAAGCGGGGGAGCTCATGGATGTGGCAGAGCAGGGAAAAGTCCTGTTGTACGGAGTGACAGTAGCAGCAGATGAAATATCAGATATTGCAGAGCAGACCATTGTAAAATATGCGGAAGAACATCCGGTAAAAGATAATGAGAGGCAGGAAGGAAATAAAAATGGCACTTGA
- a CDS encoding BCCT family transporter — protein MGGNKLKSEKGVRGNIDPVTTAVPLAVVLLLCISFTVCPEVSAGILMTIRGFLGDTLGIWYLAVGLAVLLISFWIAFSDIGKITLGEKGEKPKYGFLAWGAMIFTCGLAADILFYSFCEWICYAQEPHVSEAGSVQDWASTYPLFHWGPIPWSFYAVLAACFGFMLHVRNVRKQKYSEACRPLLGSQTDRGAGKIIDILAVIALIAGTTTTFSVATPLLSAAIADLAGIQSSKYITIMILVITCFIYTFAVMKDLKGVSGLANICMYLFGALLIYVLVFGGETRYILETGFSAVGNMIQNFIVLSTWTDALRVSSFPQNWTIFYWAYWMVWCVASPFFMGSISRGRTVKQVILGAYTFGLGSTLLSFIILGNYGLGLQMTGRFDGISFFNQCGDLYQTVMAIIRTLPACPVFLILLTVSMIAFYATSFDSITLVASQYSYREFREGEKAGNGMKFFWAVLLILLPVTFVFSESSMKNMQTLSIIAAFPVSIVIILIIVSFVKDAKKYLYEEQ, from the coding sequence ATGGGCGGCAATAAATTAAAGTCGGAAAAAGGTGTACGGGGAAATATTGATCCGGTGACGACAGCAGTGCCTCTGGCAGTAGTTCTTTTGCTGTGTATTTCGTTTACCGTATGTCCTGAAGTATCTGCAGGGATTCTTATGACAATTCGGGGATTTCTGGGTGATACGCTTGGAATCTGGTATCTTGCAGTGGGATTGGCTGTTTTGCTTATTTCGTTTTGGATAGCATTTTCAGATATAGGAAAAATTACACTGGGAGAAAAGGGGGAAAAGCCGAAATATGGTTTCCTGGCATGGGGAGCAATGATTTTTACGTGTGGACTGGCGGCAGATATTCTGTTTTATTCTTTTTGTGAATGGATTTGTTATGCGCAGGAACCCCATGTGTCAGAAGCTGGTTCTGTTCAGGATTGGGCTTCGACCTATCCTTTATTCCACTGGGGGCCGATTCCATGGAGTTTTTATGCGGTACTGGCTGCCTGTTTTGGGTTTATGCTGCATGTCCGTAACGTCAGAAAGCAGAAATATTCAGAAGCATGTCGTCCGCTTCTTGGGAGTCAGACAGACAGGGGGGCCGGAAAGATAATTGACATTCTGGCTGTTATAGCTTTGATTGCCGGCACCACAACCACATTTTCGGTTGCCACACCATTGCTCTCTGCTGCAATAGCAGATCTGGCAGGAATTCAGAGTTCAAAATACATAACAATTATGATTCTTGTTATTACCTGTTTTATCTATACATTTGCTGTCATGAAGGATTTAAAGGGCGTTTCAGGGCTGGCAAATATCTGTATGTATCTGTTTGGCGCCCTGCTTATTTATGTTCTGGTATTTGGCGGTGAAACCAGATATATACTGGAAACAGGATTTTCAGCTGTTGGAAATATGATCCAGAATTTTATTGTGCTAAGTACATGGACGGATGCGCTCAGAGTGTCGTCATTTCCCCAGAACTGGACAATATTTTATTGGGCTTACTGGATGGTATGGTGTGTGGCATCTCCCTTTTTTATGGGCAGTATCAGCCGTGGAAGAACAGTAAAACAGGTAATTCTTGGTGCGTATACCTTTGGTCTGGGGAGTACGCTGCTTTCTTTTATCATTCTGGGGAATTATGGGCTTGGTCTTCAGATGACAGGAAGGTTTGATGGAATTTCGTTTTTCAATCAGTGCGGAGATCTGTACCAGACAGTGATGGCGATTATCCGTACACTTCCGGCCTGTCCGGTGTTTCTGATTTTGCTGACTGTTTCCATGATTGCATTTTATGCAACTTCTTTTGACAGTATTACACTGGTGGCAAGCCAGTATAGTTACAGAGAATTCAGAGAAGGAGAGAAAGCAGGAAATGGCATGAAATTTTTTTGGGCGGTTTTGCTGATTTTGCTGCCAGTAACTTTTGTTTTTTCAGAGAGTTCCATGAAAAATATGCAGACCCTATCTATAATTGCGGCATTTCCGGTTTCGATAGTTATTATTTTGATTATTGTCAGTTTCGTTAAAGATGCAAAAAAATATTTATATGAAGAACAGTGA
- a CDS encoding NTP transferase domain-containing protein, which translates to MNRVEKAVILAAGAGKRMHPITLKTPKPLVQVNGLRMIDTVIRGLHENGISEIYIVVGYKKEQFRCLLDEYQGITLIENPCYDVSNNISSLYAARWYLENSIILDGDQIIFNSDILSPEFEYSGYNAVWTEKETNEWLMTVEDGFVRHCSRNGGKRGWQLYSISRWSAEDGKKLCRHLEIEFEKKKNTQIYWDDIVMFCYPQEYQLGIRQMQEGDLIEIDELKELAALDAAYSDYVGKGNTDRDGRQ; encoded by the coding sequence ATGAATCGGGTTGAGAAAGCTGTTATTCTGGCAGCAGGTGCCGGAAAACGTATGCATCCCATTACGTTAAAGACACCGAAGCCTTTGGTACAGGTGAACGGTTTGAGAATGATTGATACAGTGATTCGCGGGCTGCATGAAAATGGAATAAGTGAGATTTATATAGTAGTTGGCTATAAAAAAGAACAATTCAGATGTCTGCTGGATGAATATCAGGGAATTACCCTGATTGAAAATCCCTGTTATGATGTGAGTAATAATATATCTTCACTTTATGCTGCACGTTGGTATCTTGAAAATTCCATTATTCTGGACGGGGATCAGATTATTTTTAATTCAGATATATTGTCTCCGGAGTTTGAATATTCAGGTTATAATGCAGTGTGGACGGAGAAAGAGACAAATGAATGGCTGATGACAGTAGAGGATGGATTTGTCAGGCATTGTTCCAGAAACGGTGGAAAAAGGGGCTGGCAGCTGTACAGTATTTCAAGATGGAGTGCAGAAGATGGAAAGAAACTTTGCAGGCATTTGGAAATAGAATTTGAAAAAAAGAAAAATACGCAGATATACTGGGATGATATTGTCATGTTTTGTTATCCGCAGGAATATCAGCTGGGAATCAGACAGATGCAGGAAGGTGATCTGATTGAAATAGATGAGTTGAAAGAACTGGCTGCATTGGATGCAGCATATTCAGATTACGTCGGGAAGGGGAATACGGACAGGGATGGGCGGCAATAA
- a CDS encoding choline/ethanolamine kinase family protein, which produces MSETLRFSESGIAPDIVDQIAKIFHVSAKEITDIRIMKKGMTNRSFCFSVGGTRYIMRVPGEGTEYLINRSQEAQVYRIIADKGLCDNIVYFNSVNGYKITKYLEGVRTCNPDSISDLKRCMEKLRDFHNMKLFVSHEFDLFGQIDFYESLRMGRKSMYKDYPQIKQKVLSLKGYICKHITSYCLSHIDAVPDNFLFYMDSGVEKLQLTDWEYAGMQDPHVDIAMFCIYSSYDRSQVERLIDIYFEGNCSSCTRIKIYCYISVCGLLWSNWCEYKRSLGVEFGEYSLRQYDYARKYFEIAEEMGAVNESG; this is translated from the coding sequence ATGAGTGAAACATTGAGATTTTCTGAAAGCGGAATTGCTCCGGATATTGTGGATCAGATTGCGAAAATATTTCATGTTTCTGCAAAGGAAATTACAGATATCAGAATCATGAAAAAGGGAATGACAAACCGTTCATTTTGTTTTTCTGTGGGGGGAACCAGATACATAATGAGAGTTCCGGGAGAGGGAACAGAATATCTGATTAATCGCAGTCAGGAAGCACAGGTCTACCGTATAATTGCGGATAAAGGATTATGTGACAATATTGTGTATTTTAATTCGGTAAATGGATATAAAATCACAAAGTATCTGGAAGGTGTGAGAACCTGTAACCCTGACAGTATCTCTGATTTGAAAAGATGTATGGAAAAGTTACGGGATTTTCACAATATGAAATTGTTTGTTTCTCATGAGTTTGACCTGTTTGGACAGATTGATTTTTATGAAAGTCTCCGGATGGGGAGGAAGTCCATGTATAAAGATTATCCGCAGATAAAACAGAAAGTGCTGTCTCTGAAAGGGTATATCTGTAAACATATTACTTCATATTGTCTTTCCCATATAGATGCAGTGCCGGATAATTTTCTGTTCTATATGGACAGTGGAGTGGAAAAGCTGCAGCTTACGGACTGGGAGTATGCCGGTATGCAGGATCCACATGTGGATATTGCCATGTTCTGTATTTACAGTTCTTATGACAGAAGCCAGGTGGAAAGACTGATAGATATTTATTTTGAAGGAAATTGTTCATCCTGTACACGTATCAAGATATACTGTTATATTTCTGTCTGCGGACTTCTGTGGAGCAACTGGTGCGAATATAAGAGAAGCCTTGGAGTGGAGTTTGGGGAATATTCTCTGCGGCAGTATGATTATGCGAGGAAGTATTTCGAGATTGCGGAAGAAATGGGGGCTGTGAATGAATCGGGTTGA
- a CDS encoding sulfatase-like hydrolase/transferase has product MKKNVIMIVLDSLSKWYIDQMEEDSFFSNMEKSSYCAANMYASGPFTEAAIRGLWESADPVTGNGLLGGIEKFRAMPFFELFQKNGYKDIYMDYPMLLSTDELRRREIQGTGWVGDTVLDRLKYYAELKQKGELRSGDYRIIGIWLEHWFDIYRHKEKAPSEYALYLQNKRRYIDELLEDELRQENFRDEESEPSARSYLSRAERVENKPLSDSESKLESLVRHKNIQYIMSSQHYDRETVNLMLGQEVYNKDLATGDNVMYSMRRPISNIREDFEHFWEWHDNRTDIEGPFLAYIHDSSFHLPESFMDRRYGEAGYEEEIWEKVQETELLPFQKMSVMKQLSLRHISKNLNLFWKELEKRALLENTYVIITADHGSANTIYCRPESKWNYSRRVFQVPFYMTGPDITPHIDYGFHMAQDILPTLIDRCGLDTYGNHYMGHNIESGGDEYAFSTWVHGAFDLYRQEIKMGIRNERYSINCIGYITQFFGSCRFTACDLMADPDEADDVYESVREREDFINLYKKLQNRWFEIIFDVLTDQENPWDFSEKYGFLVDKKEKYREFNESQKRYPREKFEKELKEKQVVIVGTDEELEVFLKNFGYNYQVKEVWDINPQKLGTSIFGHNICMPHADIDQSNTLFVVTGRQELELKEYLDDAGIRDYLYWRLIGQGDI; this is encoded by the coding sequence GTGAAGAAAAATGTAATTATGATTGTATTGGACAGTCTTTCAAAATGGTATATTGACCAGATGGAAGAAGACAGTTTTTTTTCAAATATGGAAAAGAGCAGTTATTGTGCTGCCAATATGTATGCGAGCGGACCATTTACAGAAGCGGCCATAAGAGGACTGTGGGAGTCAGCAGATCCTGTGACAGGGAATGGATTACTGGGTGGAATTGAGAAATTCAGAGCAATGCCGTTTTTTGAATTATTTCAGAAAAATGGATATAAAGATATTTACATGGATTATCCAATGCTGTTAAGTACGGATGAATTGCGCAGACGGGAAATTCAGGGTACGGGCTGGGTAGGAGATACCGTATTGGACAGATTAAAATATTATGCTGAGCTTAAACAGAAAGGGGAGCTGCGGTCCGGAGATTACAGAATTATCGGGATCTGGCTGGAACATTGGTTTGATATTTACAGGCATAAGGAAAAAGCCCCGTCAGAATATGCATTGTATTTGCAGAATAAAAGGCGGTATATAGATGAACTTTTAGAAGATGAACTGAGACAGGAAAATTTCCGCGACGAAGAAAGTGAGCCATCTGCCCGAAGTTATCTGTCAAGGGCGGAAAGGGTGGAAAATAAACCTTTATCAGATTCTGAAAGTAAACTGGAATCTTTGGTCAGGCATAAAAATATTCAGTATATTATGTCGTCCCAACATTATGACAGAGAAACTGTAAATCTTATGCTGGGCCAGGAAGTCTATAATAAAGATCTGGCGACAGGTGATAATGTTATGTACTCAATGAGAAGGCCAATTTCCAATATCAGGGAGGATTTTGAACATTTCTGGGAATGGCATGATAACAGAACAGATATAGAAGGGCCGTTTCTTGCTTACATTCATGACAGTTCTTTTCATTTGCCGGAAAGTTTTATGGACAGACGGTATGGAGAAGCTGGTTATGAGGAAGAAATATGGGAAAAGGTACAGGAGACAGAATTATTACCCTTTCAGAAAATGTCAGTGATGAAACAATTATCCCTCAGGCACATTTCAAAAAATCTTAACCTGTTCTGGAAAGAGCTTGAAAAGAGAGCACTGCTGGAAAACACATATGTAATTATTACCGCGGATCACGGTTCGGCCAATACGATATACTGCCGGCCTGAAAGTAAATGGAATTATAGCCGAAGAGTTTTTCAGGTTCCATTTTATATGACCGGACCGGATATCACGCCGCATATAGATTATGGATTTCATATGGCACAGGATATTTTGCCAACTCTGATTGACAGGTGTGGACTGGATACATATGGAAATCATTATATGGGTCATAATATTGAAAGCGGCGGAGATGAATATGCCTTTTCAACCTGGGTGCATGGTGCGTTTGACTTATACAGGCAGGAAATAAAGATGGGAATTCGGAATGAACGGTACAGTATAAACTGTATTGGTTATATTACACAGTTTTTTGGCAGCTGCCGTTTCACTGCATGTGATCTTATGGCAGATCCGGATGAAGCAGATGACGTCTATGAATCAGTCAGGGAAAGAGAGGATTTTATAAATTTATATAAGAAACTGCAAAACAGATGGTTTGAGATTATTTTTGATGTTTTGACAGATCAGGAAAATCCATGGGATTTTAGTGAAAAATATGGTTTTCTGGTGGATAAAAAAGAAAAGTACAGGGAATTCAATGAAAGTCAGAAGAGATATCCCAGAGAAAAGTTTGAGAAAGAACTGAAGGAAAAACAGGTTGTGATTGTGGGGACGGATGAAGAGCTGGAAGTATTTTTAAAGAACTTTGGTTATAATTATCAGGTAAAGGAAGTCTGGGATATTAATCCGCAAAAACTGGGAACCAGCATATTTGGCCATAACATTTGTATGCCTCATGCAGATATTGACCAAAGTAATACGTTATTTGTTGTAACCGGCAGACAGGAACTGGAACTGAAAGAATATCTGGATGATGCAGGGATCAGAGATTATTTATACTGGCGTTTGATCGGGCAGGGAGATATATGA
- a CDS encoding radical SAM/SPASM domain-containing protein, producing MPAIRQGKIYARERINLGSAVPLEVPFSVQIDVCSACNMKCKFCYHSDSEAIKREGVKFGMMSYGLFCKIIDDMKTEWRSQGRKIKKLRLFKAGESLLHPEICAMVQYAKESDVAECIELTTNGTLLSESMSESLIKAGLDILNISVNGISREQYRDVCQYDLDFEEFRKKIKFFYDRKQQCKLFLKYSDIGYTQEERDSFYDMFENCCDEIFVETISSTLWPDTNVEEKIANAEKGTYGQELKEKKVCPFLFTTMVINDAGIAHLCCVDWKLHYILGDLKKEKISAVWAGERLRTYQCKHLKGEKNSIKICEKCESLSANTIDDIDDYAEAILKRFGEGKI from the coding sequence ATGCCTGCGATAAGACAGGGAAAAATATACGCAAGAGAACGAATCAATCTGGGAAGTGCTGTACCGCTGGAGGTACCGTTTTCCGTTCAGATTGATGTATGCAGTGCATGCAATATGAAATGTAAATTCTGTTATCATTCTGATTCAGAAGCAATTAAGCGTGAAGGTGTAAAATTTGGTATGATGTCGTACGGCCTTTTTTGTAAAATAATTGACGATATGAAGACAGAATGGAGAAGTCAGGGACGGAAAATCAAAAAGTTGCGTTTGTTTAAAGCAGGGGAGTCTTTGCTTCATCCGGAAATTTGCGCTATGGTACAATATGCAAAGGAATCAGATGTGGCAGAATGTATTGAGCTTACAACAAACGGAACATTGTTGAGCGAAAGTATGAGTGAAAGTCTGATAAAAGCCGGGCTTGATATATTAAATATATCTGTGAACGGGATAAGCAGAGAGCAGTACAGGGATGTTTGCCAGTATGACCTGGATTTTGAAGAGTTTCGAAAGAAAATAAAATTTTTTTATGACAGAAAGCAACAATGTAAATTGTTTTTGAAATACAGCGACATAGGGTATACTCAGGAAGAGAGAGACAGTTTTTATGATATGTTTGAAAATTGCTGTGATGAAATTTTTGTGGAAACAATTTCATCTACCCTGTGGCCGGATACTAATGTGGAAGAAAAAATAGCGAATGCAGAAAAGGGAACTTATGGTCAGGAGTTAAAAGAGAAAAAAGTCTGTCCATTTCTTTTTACTACTATGGTAATAAACGATGCCGGGATTGCCCATTTATGCTGCGTTGACTGGAAGCTGCATTATATATTAGGAGATTTGAAAAAAGAAAAAATTTCAGCTGTCTGGGCAGGAGAGAGGCTGAGAACATATCAGTGTAAACATTTGAAGGGTGAAAAAAACAGTATTAAAATTTGTGAGAAATGTGAAAGTCTGTCAGCAAATACAATTGATGATATTGACGACTATGCCGAAGCAATATTAAAGCGTTTTGGAGAAGGAAAAATCTGA